TAAAAATAAAACATGATTGATATTGTAATTGAAGCCCGGAATGCGGCTATTATGCCGGGGATGGAAGTACGCCGGATTTTACCTTTTCGGCTGCGCCGGATGGTGGGGCCATTTATTTTTATGGATCACGCGGGACCCGTGCAGATTACGCCCCAGCAGGTTTCTAATATGGATGTGTTGCCGCATCCGCACATTGGTTTGTCCACGGTAAGTTATTTGTTTGATGGCCAGGTAACACATCGCGACAGCCTGGGGGTTAAACAGGTAATCCGCCCCGGCGAAGTCAATTGGATGACGGCCGGTCGTGGCATTGCTCATTCCGAACGTTTCGAAGATCCGGCTACGCTAGCAGGCGGTTCTTTAGAAATGATTCAAACCTGGGTGGCTTTACCAGAAAAAGAAGAAGAAGCTTTGCCCAGTTTTGATAATTACCAGCCGGAACAATTACCCGTTTTTACCGATACCGGCGTTTGGATGCGCTTGATTGCCGGCAATGCCTTTGGATTACAGAATAACGTAAAAACCCACTCGCCGCTATTTTACTTACACGTGGTTTTGCAAGCCGGCGCCCGGTTCGGGTTACCGCGGGAACATACCGAAAGAGGAGTTTACGTAGCCAAAGGCAGCGTAGAAATTGCCGGACGAACTTACACGGTGGGCCAGATGCTGGTATTTACCAAAAACTCCGACCCAATTATTCTGGCCAAAGAACCAACGACTTTGATGTTATTAGGCGGCGAACCTTTGGGCGAACGGTTTATCTGGTGGAATTTTGTGTCGTCGCGTAAAGAGCGCATTGAACAAGCTAAAGCCGACTGGAAAGAAGGCCGCATTTTGCTACCGCCCACCGATAACTTGGAATTTGTGCCGCTCCCGGAAGATAAATCCCGCCCAGCCGGCAGCCCACCCCCGCAAGCGTTATCCTGAGGAAAGCGGAACAACCAAATTTTGGGAAAATAATTGGCAGATAAACAAAAAGTTATTAGCAGCCCTGACAAGTATTCCTGTTTAGCTGCTTCGTACGCACGCAAAAGAGTATGAAACTTAGCTGAACCCAAGAATTCAACGGAATGAAAAACGTGATTCTTTTTTTTAAATTTTAAATTTTTTAAAAATTCAACTACCGCTATTTTTAATTTCAGAGTATTTAGTTTGTGTTGCTCTGATTTATTTTAACAGATATGCAAGCCTTAACACATACAGCATTCGCAACAACGAATACTGTATGCGTAAAGGGCAAAGTTGATAGAATATGCTATTTAAGGACAGGTCTTAGATAGCGCATTACTTCTCGACCTGTATAACATTATCTTCCAATCTCAGGTCAATAAGTAGATAATTTGGATCAATACCGCCACTAATGGGCTTTCGGGGTACGGTTAGTTTAATGGTTTGCTCACCCGTCCGAATGCGGTGCATCTGCTGATAAAGGGGATCACTTAGATCTTTATCTTCTTCGTATAAGCCTACTTCCAGCCAGTCATGCATGGGTACTTCTTTTTCTAAACCCGTACTATCCACAACTATTTTTTGCGCCTGCACCCGCAGGGTTACCTGCCAGTTACCAGCTTTTGTTGGGTTTGCAGTAACTTGCTTTGTTTTAAGGCGCCAATACGTGTTCTGTTGAAAAAGGTCGCGTAATAGGTAATGTAAGGAGTCTGGGGTTACTTGTTGCAGCTCCTGGTACAAATCCAGGGTAGTGGGCAGGGGTAGCTCTCCGGAGCTGTGTTTTTGGAGTAATCGCTGGAGTGCCCCATTAACTTTGGCTTGACCGATGTACTTACTTAAGGCATGCATGGCAAGCCCACCTTTACGGTAATACAAAAATTCTTCATTTGCCCGAAGTAAAGAAGCACTAGCCAGGGAACGGGGCATTTCGTAAGCGGAGTGCAGGTAGTTAACGTATTGCCGCAAATGATTTTGGCCATAGTACTTTTCCAGAACCTGCATGCCGGCATATACGGCAAGGCCTTCAATCAGTACCCCGGCACCTTCTACGTTGGCGGGGCTTAATCGGGCCATTCCCCACCACTGGTGCGCTACTTCGTGCGCCAAAATATAGTAAGGGAGATCAAAGCCTTGTGGGCTGTCATCGGGGTTCATCAGGGAGTATTGTTCTCCATAATAAATCAGGCTTGCATCGGCACTAGCCCCACCCCCACCCCCGGAGCCAGCGTGCTCTACTACCGTTAAATGCCCATAGGGGTAAGCACCGAATTGTTCTGTATAATACCTCAGTGATGCTTTCACGCTCTGCAGCATGCGGTCAATGTTTTGGACGTGCCCGGGATGGTAGTAAATCCGGATGGCAACATGTTGCCATTTGCTTTTGTGCACCGCGTAGTTGCCGGAAAAGAAAGCGTACTCGCCCCCGATGGCCGCATCGGTTTTATACCGAAAGTAGCGCCGGTTGCCGACTGTCCAGGTCTTTTTTAAGCTGCCCGGTGTTACGGCAATTTCTTCTTTGGCTGTGCCTACCGTAGCTTCAAAAGTGCTTTGATCGTTGCTAAAGGGTTTGTTACGCGCCTGCAAATCGTACAGCGAAGGCATAGTGGGGCGTGGGGCGAGCTTATACTTTTTCCGGAGCACCGCATCCTTAATTTCCCGGCGGCTTTGGTAGCCAATACTAGGGAGTAGGTCGTAATTGGTAAAGAAGGTGCCGTTTTTTACCACCAGGGAATGAGTGTTGTTCATCTGGAAACCACGCTGTTTATGAGTTACTACAAAGTTTAATTGCAGGGAGTCGCCGGGTTGTAATGCTTGCTTTAGCGCATATATGTAATAGCTGCGTTCTTTATCTTTAACTACGCCAACCGCTGAACGGTTGAACTTTACCGCACTTAATTTTACGCCCGGAGTGCTCCCCATATGGATAGAGTTAATGGGCACGGTGTTTTTATTCACCAGGGTGTAAGCAGCCCGGATTTCGACTTGCTGTTGATCCGGGTAAATCTCGGCGTGCAGTTTGGTAGCAGTAAGCTGGGGTTGCGGTGTGTTTCGGAATTGGCTATAGCGTTGTTCGTATTCGGCCTTACGTTTATTCAGGTCGGCGCTGGACAGGTACTCGTTTAATATATTTGTATTGTAGAAAATAAAGCTACCCAGGGTAAGAACAAGTCCGGTAACAATTACGGTAACCCAGGCGGTAGCGGGGGTAAAACGGTGTCGGGCTAACTGAAGGCGGTATTTTAAACCTTGCTCGCGGCCCCGCGGCCAAAGCAAATTGGCGGCTACAGCCAGGAACAAAGCCCAGGCAATCCAATAAAACTTAAACCACAGCCACGGTCCCAGGGTAGTACCAAAGCCCCGCATATCGGTGTACGACCATCCTGGGGAAGCGCCAAATATAAGCATTGGGTGCTCTACCTGAAAAGTGCCCGGAAAGGCGATGAAGCCGAAAACTAACAGCATTACCAAATAACCTATGTATTTTTGATTCACCACCACGTGTACCACCAGGGCCAGCAGGGCAAAAATCAGGTAGTCCGGAAGCTGAAGGAGAAAGAGCACCTGCAAGTACAAGCCTAAGTCCAATGTATAGTAGCCCATATTTAACTGCATCCCGATACCTTCGGCCAAAAGCAGCACCATCCAAACCACGATAATCAGGCTTAAACCCAGAAACTTACCGATAAAAAATACCCATTCCGGTACCGGGGTAGCATCAATTAAATCCTGCAGGCCGGCATCCCGTTCCCGCCAGACAAGCTCCCCGCTATAGTACATAATGAGCAGCGGAATAATTACCCACGGGCTACTGATATTAGAGATTGGCGTAGCCAGGTAGCTTAATACTTGCGGCGTAGTTGGGAGCAACGGAATACCAAACTGCGTTATGATGCGATTAGCGCTTATTACCGAAACCAAAACTAGTGCCGCAACCAGCGTAAGTCCGGCTGGGTGTTGGGCAATTTTTTTAAAAAATGCCCCAGCTAAGGTGAATGTCTGATAGAAATAGGTGGCAAAGTTGAAACTGCGGGAAACTTGCGGAACAGAAATGGCGGGTGCTTTATTGCGGGTGGCGGTAAATGTTTCGGGCGGTAAGTTTGGCCGACGTTTTAAGCCAACTACAACATGGTGGGTTTCCTGATGAGTAAAACGGAAGCGAAAGTACGTAAGTAACAGCAAGCCTAAAGCCACGCTCAGCCACAAAACACGATTCAGCAGAAACATTCCTTCCAGCATAATTAGTCGCGTATTTTTTTCGGTGGCCGTCCAGGTTTGCAGTTCGTTACCTATAATTCCGGTAACTCCAACCGGGTCTAGTAATTTTACCAGGTCCCAGTTACCGAAGAGCCTGGCCATCGCCAGCGCAATAATTTGTGCCACCAAGGCTAACAGAAGGCTGGCCAGGTAACTGGTCATTACCCGGCGGTTAAGCGCAGCCAGGCTAAATTGGAGCGCGGTGGCCACCAAGGCACCAGGCAAGGCAATGAAGAAGTAGACGTTTCCGTAAATTAATGGCCGGAAAGGTAATAATTCGCCGGACTCCATACCGGGCAGATAGAAGGAAAGCAGTGCCCCCACTGGTAACGAGAGCAGCAGCAAGGCATTTACCGCCAATGCAGCCAAAAAGCGTCCGCCCAGATAGTGCAGCTTCGTTACCGGAGCAGTGTAGGTTAGCGGATGCATTCGCGTTTGCAGATCCCGGGCGGCGGCTTCGCCCGCCACGGCCGCACCCATGATGAGCCAAATAAAGCCACCAATTACCGTAACTGCCGTGATATGGAAGGTATTGTTAGGGTATACGCCGTCGCCCGGGGTAGTTACCAGGTTCATCAGCAAAGTAAACACCAGCAAAACTCCTAAATAAAGCCAGGTGGTGCGGCGCCGTATTTGGTAGGTGAATTCAAAGCAGAAGATCGTCCAGAGTTTCATGGGGCAACCGGTTTATAGTATGCTGTATGGCCGGCCATGGTGGCAAAGTAAACATCTTCCAGGTCAGGGGTTATTGCTTCAAAGTTGTTGCCGGGAGCTTCCTCGCTGTAAATATGCACTACGGTCTGGCCGCCGAGCAGTTTAGTAGAGATAATTTGATACTCTTGTTCCATCTCCGGCAGCTTACTTTTCTCCACCATACGGCGCCAGATCCTGCCCTGCAATTCTGCCATGGCTTTTAGGGGCTCCGCTTCCTGCAAAATTTGTCCTTTATGGATAATGGCCATGCGGGGGCAAAGCTCGCGTACATCTTCTACAATGTGGGTAGATAGCAGCACCACGCTGTTCTCGC
The sequence above is a segment of the Adhaeribacter swui genome. Coding sequences within it:
- a CDS encoding ABC transporter permease/M1 family aminopeptidase — protein: MKLWTIFCFEFTYQIRRRTTWLYLGVLLVFTLLMNLVTTPGDGVYPNNTFHITAVTVIGGFIWLIMGAAVAGEAAARDLQTRMHPLTYTAPVTKLHYLGGRFLAALAVNALLLLSLPVGALLSFYLPGMESGELLPFRPLIYGNVYFFIALPGALVATALQFSLAALNRRVMTSYLASLLLALVAQIIALAMARLFGNWDLVKLLDPVGVTGIIGNELQTWTATEKNTRLIMLEGMFLLNRVLWLSVALGLLLLTYFRFRFTHQETHHVVVGLKRRPNLPPETFTATRNKAPAISVPQVSRSFNFATYFYQTFTLAGAFFKKIAQHPAGLTLVAALVLVSVISANRIITQFGIPLLPTTPQVLSYLATPISNISSPWVIIPLLIMYYSGELVWRERDAGLQDLIDATPVPEWVFFIGKFLGLSLIIVVWMVLLLAEGIGMQLNMGYYTLDLGLYLQVLFLLQLPDYLIFALLALVVHVVVNQKYIGYLVMLLVFGFIAFPGTFQVEHPMLIFGASPGWSYTDMRGFGTTLGPWLWFKFYWIAWALFLAVAANLLWPRGREQGLKYRLQLARHRFTPATAWVTVIVTGLVLTLGSFIFYNTNILNEYLSSADLNKRKAEYEQRYSQFRNTPQPQLTATKLHAEIYPDQQQVEIRAAYTLVNKNTVPINSIHMGSTPGVKLSAVKFNRSAVGVVKDKERSYYIYALKQALQPGDSLQLNFVVTHKQRGFQMNNTHSLVVKNGTFFTNYDLLPSIGYQSRREIKDAVLRKKYKLAPRPTMPSLYDLQARNKPFSNDQSTFEATVGTAKEEIAVTPGSLKKTWTVGNRRYFRYKTDAAIGGEYAFFSGNYAVHKSKWQHVAIRIYYHPGHVQNIDRMLQSVKASLRYYTEQFGAYPYGHLTVVEHAGSGGGGGASADASLIYYGEQYSLMNPDDSPQGFDLPYYILAHEVAHQWWGMARLSPANVEGAGVLIEGLAVYAGMQVLEKYYGQNHLRQYVNYLHSAYEMPRSLASASLLRANEEFLYYRKGGLAMHALSKYIGQAKVNGALQRLLQKHSSGELPLPTTLDLYQELQQVTPDSLHYLLRDLFQQNTYWRLKTKQVTANPTKAGNWQVTLRVQAQKIVVDSTGLEKEVPMHDWLEVGLYEEDKDLSDPLYQQMHRIRTGEQTIKLTVPRKPISGGIDPNYLLIDLRLEDNVIQVEK
- a CDS encoding pirin family protein; its protein translation is MIDIVIEARNAAIMPGMEVRRILPFRLRRMVGPFIFMDHAGPVQITPQQVSNMDVLPHPHIGLSTVSYLFDGQVTHRDSLGVKQVIRPGEVNWMTAGRGIAHSERFEDPATLAGGSLEMIQTWVALPEKEEEALPSFDNYQPEQLPVFTDTGVWMRLIAGNAFGLQNNVKTHSPLFYLHVVLQAGARFGLPREHTERGVYVAKGSVEIAGRTYTVGQMLVFTKNSDPIILAKEPTTLMLLGGEPLGERFIWWNFVSSRKERIEQAKADWKEGRILLPPTDNLEFVPLPEDKSRPAGSPPPQALS